From the Lactuca sativa cultivar Salinas chromosome 9, Lsat_Salinas_v11, whole genome shotgun sequence genome, the window gggctgggcccgtacctcactatcagcaggagtatggacggggttccatggctcatcagtagcaggacaagggcgaggcccagagacaggcgaggccttgGGACAAGAtacgttagtatgtgtttagcttatgtgatgtgatatgattatgtgctattatatgttagcgggcgaggccttgtgacaggcgaggcctaagtgaaacagatctgtatccgagcggggctcgaagccaggcggggcctggagcagcgtggccgttgtagcgggcgaggcccaggataacgggcgtggcccagtatgtgcaatatgtggttatgcatggtatgtggtagggtggggaactcactaagcttcgtgcttacggttttcagttttgttttcaggtgcttccggtagcggagggaagagctcgggatgatcgcgtggcacacaccatagattagatagcctgggaatgtttactcttataacgaacatgtgttttggaaattaatactctgattatgttttggaatgatgactTTGCTTTAAAGTAATGTTCTATTAAAAGAaagttttagtcttgaattttgggacgttatagtaaggtattttggggtctacttgctggctccggctgatcgtacacttgcatcctcctttagtattttgaaaactattttaaaaaaatcattataaAATCTTGTCTTTAGTTTGAGACTGGAAACACACAagtgtttcctccaattcactcaaaccaaggctctgataccaacttgtaacacccataaaattcaagccaatttaaaattttttaaatcattcaaaaaccgataattattacaaatatgttttcaaaatggtttaatatcagagtatcccataatcaaatcataaaaacataaggaggtgcacgatcatgtcTTCGCCTTTCTGCGATcatcagatgtacctgaaacaaaatccaaaactgtaagcccgaagcttagtgagttcccccaataccaatgccatacaaaccatatcaatatcatataacaaacaacatgcataatgagccatcagcctAACTGGACAGCCTCGCAGGGCCATCGGTCTATCTAGACCGCTCTCCAAGCCAtcgacacgtctggaccgcctctcagggtctatctggaccactctccgcCCTGTGCAtgttggcctttagcacaaagtAGGTCCGCCTCAaaccaacccccaatcaaacaatcatgcgcacataaatatcatacgctagcatatataatagtcaaaccgatataacatatcactaatcataacaacatcctataaccaggatgcCGACCTAACAagtctctaacatagcatcattctatataccaagataccgacctaccaggtcactaagcatatcaccatcctaactatcaggatgcaaatcaataagcatatcatgcaataaacccggataTAAATCCAAAAAGAGCCGACATTGGTGCTTTCAACCCTGTTAGTAtaatgaggacaactcacctcacaagtagctctgGATGATAAATGTCTAACTCCCCAAATACAGCTCCAAACTCAatcacctacatccaccaatgatccactttcataaattcccaaattactaaaatacccccagaagtcaaactggtcaacccttggttaaagtcaaattcaatggtcaaggtcaacaatccctgttgacccaacttgtcgagtgcaacctacatactcgtcgagttccttccgaACTCATAGAGTCGCGAGAATCAGATTCGAGTCGCCAAGTTGgctatccaactcgtcgagtcaatgcaaTGTCCAGAAATTCAGGAAAAACCCTATGTACTTGTCAAGTCTTCTTACTAACTCATCAAGTTAATGCTGAAACTCGAAAACAGGGAAACCcgtcttgactcgtcgagttggcttatccaactcgtcgagttcatgaattCTACTTCTTATCCAGATGATTTCAAGCTACTCCaaagctccaaattgtagatctagcctcctagggtatagttaccatgtaaagttgcaaaatttgcgtgcatgcaaggtcttaaaggccaaaaccaaGCCAAAGAAGAAGTTCTAGGTAAGAAAAAGGCCATAACTTGCTAAAGGATagaactttatgactataaggacttagaggagtccagatctgaagttataacTTCAGATCTTGTCCAATACCCGGAATGATCCAGTAATATGCtaaaaatggccttaaacccaagaataaggagatctaacactagaatgatcaaggtaacaGCTTGCTACCTACAAATGGTAGCCAAAACgatgtagatgttggatctacaagctctttccCGTTCCAAGCTTTTCCACCTTCAAACTTCTTCAataaatgcaccaaaaacacactcTTAGCGTCACAAGCACAAAGGAATGGTAAAGAATGGCTAGGGTTTCCTTCTCTGGGTAATGAGGTGATAAAGGAGGCCAAAAGATGTGGGtgaagtcgtttaaatagggtgcaatccctaaaaattaggatttttCTCATTCAATTCCtgctcgtcgagtcagggtcccccgactcgtcgagtaagccACATAATTCACGCGGGTTAACTAATCTCTGCACGACGAGTTGgtccctccaactcgtcgagtaggtttcttTAATTGCATACAAAACTCTAAAGTCTCATTCCCGAAAATCGGGATGTTATAGTTAGTTGACATTAGTAGAAGTTTCTTCTATAGATGATAGTAGGTTGGGGTGGGAATTCCTAGTGACATAGGAAAAATGTAAGATTGTGCTAGTATGGGCACTAGTGTAACAAAGATCCTAGAAAGATAATCTAGGAAGATTAATGGTGTGTACTCATTCGAGCGTaggtatatgtgattataatggTTAGTAGTGGTCGTGTGTAGTGACTTGGTAAACTTGAGACAATTCTAGATGAGGGTAGATATTACAGTTCGACACCATGATTCGTTTAGTATATTTACGTCTCTATCAGTTACCTGTTTATGGTTAGGCAAGATGAGGACGACATCAGTTATGGTCCAAACCTAGTGGCTAAAATGGTTTAGGTCTGAGTGTTGCATACATGAATGGGTTGGTTGATCCTAAGGTCTAAAGGGCCTTGGTTAATGTAGTGTTGGTTGACTCACGAGGCTCGGGAGGGAAGCGATTGTGATAATCGATTCGTGGATTGTAGCCTTTGACCGAGTGGTCGACCGATGGCTTAGGACGCCATTCGCTATTGTAGCTTTAAAACCCACCCAACCATACCCTAATCCTAATCTCACTATACCCACCTGGTATGTCCATTCCTTCATCCTAGTTTGCATCATGTGAAGACTtatctcatttcctctatttttCTTAATTTCCAGTTGTCTTCTATATGAAACCGTCGTCCGCCGACCACCGCCAATCATCTTTCCAGCCACCACTGGCATAGCCCTCCTACCAATTACCTCCCCTTATTATTATTGATGTTTGTCTTCATCACCATACCCACCAATATAATTCCTCTTCATTACCGTACCCACTATCATTGAAAAATCATTTTGGATCTAGCCCATCATTATGCCGCCTAGCCTAGATCTCATCCGTTACATATCTGGTCCTCCACTGTGATAATGGTGGGCAGTGGTGGTGTCAATGATAGCATTGTGATGATGGTGGCGGCGACGacaggcggtggtggtggtgatgaccgTCGGTGGTGGTCGTGGAGGCaattgtggtggtggtggagatgaCGACGACATTGTTGGTGGTGCTGGTGATGGGgttgtggtgatgatgatggtaatGATAATGGTAGGTCGGTGATTGTGGTAGTGGTATTTATGGGTGAGCATTgtgcggtttggtgcggttttTGCCCAAAACCGAAGCGAAAACCGCAACCTTGGTTTTTTGAAGTTTACAAACCGCACCGTTCGGTTTTTGTGGTTTTTTGCGGTTTGTTTTTTTTTCCTGTTTTTCGTCagtttattttactttatttttttgtttttgttttgccttttgttttttttttgcggTTTAGTTTTTATAATAGCGTCACCTCTTGGTTTGAAATCAAATAACATAACCATTCATCCAACAGGAACGGATTTACAGAGGGGCAAGGTGGGCAGCCGCAcagggcaaaaaaaaaaaatggggcCTTAGATTTGTTCAtattgtttatttaatatttatataaatattaaattgtTCAAAGAAAGGCATAAATTAGTAAAATTACTTATGGTCCAAACGGTAAGCGTCTCCCTTCAAGTGCGCGTATCCTAACTATTAGGGTTCGAATCCCTTCAAGCGCGCGTGTTCTTTTTAATTGTGTTAACTTACTTTGTGTGCTTCCACTAAATTctcgtgttttttttttattttattattattattattattattattattattattattattattaatttttttttttgcatccaTTAAGAACAAAATTGCAAGATTCATCATGTAATATTTTAGTAAATCATTAAGTAATTTTGTAAAAGATTAATTACTTTACTTTTATTGACTTTTAATACACTATGCATCCATTTGTTTCACTAATTTATAATGACTTCCAAAAAGATAATGATAGTGACGGCTTCTAGTTATCAATAGGGAATCGTTGAACGGTTGAAGGAGAAGAGTAGATTTTTGTCACATTTTACTAATGACCAAACTAACCTTTAAAATcttcattttattaaaaaattatatttttagtgAAATTGTAGTATAAAATATCTGGTCCTGAACAGCTAGTCGGGACTCATTAAAATACTatgattttgttatttttattgcTATCAAGTTTATcgttgttttaaaaaaaacagCTTATGTAATTTAATTCGTTCCACGTTAAGAACTAAGGGCCTTATTTCCTCGGCTCATCCAGGGCATTTGAATCTTCAGGATCAACCCTGTCATCCAAAATGCTTCTAATGATTGAATATAATtcgaattaaatataatatttgtttcacaTTTACATGAGATAATATCAattaatgtattcataaaaatgatactaTCATCGATAGTACTATTtatatttaaatgttaaaaaatgttataaatattttttgttcTTATAAACATCACTAAATGTATGCTTAAAAATATACAATGATCCTCTAATaagataaatatttatatttatagaaacTTTAATTGTCACGAGTTCTtcgttcttatatatatatatatatatatatatatatatatatatatatatatatatatatatatatatatatatacacacacacacacacacacacacggtgcggttcggttttttgcggtttttgcaaGACTAGACCGCAACGAACATTTTCGgtttttgcaaaactaaaaaccaCACCGTCGATTTTTATTTCGGTTTCGATTTATGCGGTTTTTTcggtttgcggttcggtttttgttCACCCCTAATGGTATTGGTTGATTGTGGTAGTGTTTGTGTTTGTGGGGTGGGTGtgggtgtgtatgtgtgtgttgtgggtgggtgggtgtgtgtttgtgggggtgtGGGTGTATGTTGGGTTAGATGTGAGGGTATGTTTGTGGTGGTGGgtgtatgtatgtgtgattgTGAGGGAGGGGGGGGGGGCTTGGGAGTGGGTACGTAGGGGTGTGGTGGGTTGGGGGTAGGTAGAGATGGGTGGGTTGGGTGTAagtgtgtttatattttagaaaaaaattgaGAAATATAAAAATGTGAAAAACAATgattatgaattttctaaaaatttcaaacttctttgtaattttagaaaacgaaaaatttagaaaaatagacgaaccaaacacatttttaaaattctcatttttcttggaaTTTCTTTTGGAAAACAGCTCATTTTTCCGCAACTAAATACAACCTTAATTTTTTGCATAAATCAAAACAAAATATGTTGGATCGTTCACACTTTTTATAAGAGGTGTGTTAGAATTTTTGTCAAAGTTGAATAAGAtgtttgtaacgcccgtgtttctaggcttgccatttttagcaatgtaatagtctaggttagccattgtaaccccaatttgaaataataaaatgtattatttgtgaatttgtgtattatgtgagttatgtgtttatttgcttaattatgtaatgtaattaaattaagaataaaataagcgtcaaaattaaggtgtgagataagcccgatatctttgcataaagctgtagtggttgaaacaaggattctggagatataaggaatgccaaaatccgagttataacgaagaagttatgacctgtcgaagtttcgcgacggaaccggcacgacgccgagtgacgtaaaatatgaatttaagttagagcgatatttagccttagcaatctaaacgaaagtcgtagattttgttaaaccgagagcgtgcataaaaagaacgctcaaatctgactgcgtatgatgaagttatgattttctgaagtttcgacgtagcagtatacagcccgaatactcgatttgagatcgaacgatttctagccgaaacaatctaaatgagaatcgaagatctcgttgttagtagcgcaacgatgaaaagataggcgagaacggacgtcggacgaagaagttatgattttataacgaagttttcctgtccgagccttctaaaaaaataattaatcaaaataaaagtcaaaattagccgacggagtctaaacgaaagttgtagagcgtagtcttaccttcgcgtggatataaagaacgttgaaatcggagtccgtatgaaggagatatgaattactgaagtttaataaaatatttaatatttatttttattttactccgatattatccgaagaaaggagaggcggtctatccgaagtacgcagcgcatactgttgtacgccccgcgtatagcgAAGGGCACTCGAGTAGTCCGaagtcgtaagcgatgacgtagaGGGCCCGGTGACGTAAGCGTTGACGATCTGCGAAgcattacgccccacgtacccccgaagttacgccccgcgtacgtgcgagggacAGCCTATAAAAGGGGTCCGAAGGCAGCTCATTCTTCACACACAATTCCCGCATTCTCACTAGtcttttgcctcgttttgcgtgccgattgtaccccgaagccccgatattattcccgagccccgaagcgagatccgaagccccgagaatcccgaagagcgttattcccgagccgaagccctgcccgcgaggagccggtttttgtgaagatcttccagatctacggagagacgctacttctataagccgtagtactgtcggatcatcttctgatcaagtgagtgtgtagttattttctctccaacgcaatattatgaagtatttaatataaaatacgttttgtggttatatgtgtgaatgtatattctctacgaaatacgtgttatgtgtgtatgcctcatctgttatgtggaatatgtattgattaaagcatgctatacaggtttttaaacagtgtataaaaatgtatatttttatctactaatatgttgggtagaacatgggtagataattggtgtgtaataaacagatgagaggcctcggtgttattggtgttattctagtcattcagcagagtatggatgacgaccacagactattctagactgtcctgtggaacactagcaggctcattacctgtaggtgttgtgaacgacgtgttcaccggtgtactttatcccccacatggttgcctttagggcacttattgttgaggaagcccctctgcagtaatgtccgtcccgatgaaaattctgaaataagttccttataatagacgttatttttaggaacgtaaggtgaggataacgggaatgggtaatcgggtttattgttgattgatgaaattaaatataattattgtgggtttgaaaaccctatatgctcaccaggctcccaagcctgacccactcagtttaattgtattacaggaagtggcgcaagagcttaagatgggcgaatcatcaagtcatttttgtttacaagtctgcatatgtatatatttgttgaatgacttgtaatgtaatcgtttatgctttgtgatctgtatcggaacatgacatcccgacttttgattatgaaatgaaatcatatttctatatgaaatgttttgataaatatctatcttatcatgttttgtttttgggaacaaattccgcatctcttttaaaaatcaaatggatttactctgaaaatgttttaaaaagcataaatgaaatcggtcttttctggccgagattttagggatgtcacaatgttgaaatgggttttatatttatttataaatattcCGGGTATGCATATTATTAATATCAACTATAAATTCAGTTGATTGGTGTTCTTCTCATGTATGGGTTTGTCTGTTTTCGTTTCTCGTTTCTTTTTAACGCCCCGCTAGCATTGTCTTCTATGATATTTTGGCCCTTTAGACCGGAAGGAGTGGGAGGGAAGTTTCCCTCACTTTTGGTGGGTCATACCCTTCTTTCTCtcactctcctttctctcacctAAAAGCCGAGGAGTGTGAGGGAAGCCCTTTACtcactttttattttattttattttattttattttaagtaaaattaattttttgttaTGAATTATAATTCTTAAATTAATACTAAACATaaaacttaattaaaaataaaaagcatttcattaatttaaataaaacttacattaaacctaaattataaaaaaagtagaaaaaaacacacataaactaaaaatcaaacaaaCAACCAACGACCTAAGGAaaatattttttcagaattttttcCCTCTTCTTCATTACGAGCTCGAGAACCGGTCCCGAGAGATGATCGacattttccatcaaaaacttcatgTCTTGCATTTCTTGTCTCTCTGTCCGCTCCTTTTTCcttgtttcttctttttctttgtcgAAAGCCAAACATTCGGAGAAATTTAGATTATATCGATCAAACGACGATGTTATATTCCGCATTTCGTCAATGCCCACGCTGAAATCAGATGCACTCGaactagtcccttttccctttcTCTTCTCTTTGTCCCTACCCATTGGGCGTTCAATTTCTTCTAGCTCAAGTTCGTCGTCCTGATTTAAATCTTGACCGACCCGAGCATTGGAGGAGGCTGTGTAACCGCTAGAGCCCGTTTTCGTGTGCTTTAATTGTTGGACTCCAAAAATAAAATCTCGCTCATATTTTTTCCACCTAGGACTTCGAACCAATAATTTCCAACAATCGTGCCACTTGAATGGTTTTCCGACTTCCTCAAGGTAAAACTGCAACGCTTCGTGAAGTATTTCTTCGTCGCCTTGGCCGTTTTTTCGTTGCGTTTTTAGCTTGTTGTACAACCCGTTAATTTTTGAAACCCCCCTTGCTATTTCTCGAAACTTTGAGTTAAATTGATGTTTCGTACGGTAGTCGTCACATTTTCCTAGCTCCTCTCGAAATTGTTCTAAAATGCGAAACCAAAAATGTTCTCCCGGTTGTGTGTTTCCCTGACTCGAATCTTCAGAAATATCAACCCAAGCTTTGACCAAAACTAGCTCTTCGTGTGGAACCCATAGTGTCGGCTTTTGTCTTCCCGATTGTGCGACACCCTCGCGCACTTGTTTTTTCCCTTTACGTCtttgtggtggtggtgttggttgAGTTTCGGGAACCATGTCTTCTTCTTCCGCGTGATCTGATTCATCGACAAATTGGTGGTGGTGTTGGGTTTGTGTTTGAGTTTCAGTTTGAGTTTGGAGTTGAGGTTGATTTGGCGATTGTTGATCCAGAAACACAACAAAGTTTGAAAACATTTACGACGGAACATTTGGAACTTGCATCGGGTAATATTGGCCAACATTTTGGTATTGGAATTGTAGTGGTGATTGAATGGGAGCATCGAGTTGGGGGCGGTAAACTCCTTGCTGGGATGAATCGATAGCAAAAATGTTGCGAGGAGGGATGTTTATAACTTTATACTCGAACCATGGCTTTTTTTACGTCGATCGGAACTTAGGGTTTGTTTGTTGGGATTCATTTTTTTTTGGTTGATATAAAGTAGAGAGTATAGAAAATAGTTTGATATGTTTAAaagttatgtgtatatatttataGTAGTTGTaaaaggataaaaaaaaaaataaataaatacgaaGTAGCCGTTACAGCcacaggaaaaaaaaaaaaaaaatcacctcTTTACGGTTAACCAAcggtattttttcaaaaaaaaaaattaaatgggCCAATCAcaacaggagagagagagagagagagcaggaGAGACTCCCCTCTCCGTTTCCCGCACACACCTTACGCGCGCCGATAATGCTGTGTTCCGCCGGGCGGGAAGGCTCCCGCCTCTTTTCCCCGCATCCGTTCCGTCCGGCCTTAAGGAAAAAATTTTAATCCACCAATTTTTCATAAGCAAAATAATAATTAaactaaaatatgaaaaatatgattaataaagtataaagttaaaagttaaaacatcaaaaaaacaaaaagaaagttAAATACAAATGTCAGTGTCACTTTCCAGGAAATTACCGTTGTATTGTCTAGGTTGACTTGACCTAATAGAATCTCTCATTCTAGGTAGATTACCACTATCATCTATGCAACCACCATTGCAAGTTCTTTACCTGTGtctatttttacttctacttctACTTCACCAATGATAATGTCTAGAACTACTAGAGATGGGATGGAATCACAACCCACTACCTCATCCACCGAATGGTCACAAGTATGCCGTCACTTTGAATTTCAAAAGATTCTCTTGGCAACCAATAACTTCGACGAATCATTAGTAGTTGGACAAGGGGGTTTTGGAAAAGTTTACAAAGGTAACATTATGAATGGATCAAATGTCGTCGTTGCTGCCATTAAACGGTTGGATTCGATGTCTGCTCAAGGAGCAATAGAGTTTTGGGCGGAAGTTGAGATGCTTTCCAAGTTACGACATTGTCACCTTGTATCTTTGATTGGTTACTGTAATTATAAAAAAGAGATGATCCTCATCTATGAATACATGCCCAATGGAACACTTGAAGATCACCTCCATAAACTTCGTACCCATCTCTCTTGGATTCAGCGACTCAAGATCTGTATAGGGGCTGCTCGTGGGTTAGACTACCTTCACACAGGTACAGGGATTGAGTTTGGTGTTATACATCGTGATGTCAAGAGTTCAAATATTTTGTTACATGAAAGTTGGGCAGCTAAAATTTCAGACTTTGGGTTGTCAAGAATTGGCCCAACGAATAAGCCATCTACCTATGTCAACACACTTGTTAAAGGTACTTTTGGGTATCTTGATCCAAATTATTTCTTTACTGGAAGGTTGACTAGAAAGTCTGATGTGTACGCTTTTGGGGTGGTGTTGTTGGAGGTGCTATGTCGAAAGCGTGCAGTGGATACAAGTCTTGATGAGGAGCAA encodes:
- the LOC111888155 gene encoding glutathione S-transferase T3-like, giving the protein MFSNFVVFLDQQSPNQPQLQTQTETQTQTQHHHQFVDESDHAEEEDMVPETQPTPPPQRRKGKKQVREGVAQSGRQKPTLWVPHEELVLVKAWVDISEDSSQGNTQPGEHFWFRILEQFREELGKCDDYRTKHQFNSKFREIARGVSKINGLYNKLKTQRKNGQGDEEILHEALQFYLEEVGKPFKWHDCWKLLVRSPRWKKYERDFIFGVQQLKHTKTGSSGYTASSNARVGQDLNQDDELELEEIERPMGRDKEKRKGKGTSSSASDFSVGIDEMRNITSSFDRYNLNFSECLAFDKEKEETRKKERTERQEMQDMKFLMENVDHLSGPVLELVMKKREKILKKYFP